The Paralichthys olivaceus isolate ysfri-2021 chromosome 9, ASM2471397v2, whole genome shotgun sequence genome contains a region encoding:
- the LOC109626367 gene encoding uncharacterized protein isoform X3, giving the protein MVQILAQGSSGKIQLKGQFDNPRFTVMKVGEEYRLTIRNLSKDDEATYICQAGEAFIMTFINGTIVAVKDHKNLQTHIYVKQSPETASVQPGHSTTLQCSLLSKHKENSVQCPGEHRVHWFRAGSGQSQSGIIYTQSSRSDEQEQKSCVYSLSKTIQNSSDAGTYHCAVVTCGEILFGEGTKVEIRTGFFLIPGQEHLFVIVLGTLMICCIIVIAALTLCIKKKHVCEHCNGAVTASYHDGSAEDQPNDVDGEANAVHYVALGFNSRKSTRLNSNRNFPEDCTYSSIRKSATHLDDDDDDI; this is encoded by the exons ATGGTCCAAATACTTGCTCAAGGAAGTTCTGGAAAAATACAGCTTAAAGGACAATTTGACAACCCGAGATTCACAGTCATGAAAGTGGGTGAAGAGTATAGGCTTACCATAAGAAATTTAAGCAAAGACGATGAAGCAACATACATCTGTCAAGCAGGGGAGGCATTTATAATGACTTTCATTAATGGCACAATTGTGGCAGTGAAAG ATCATAAaaatctgcagacacacatatatgtCAAACAAAGTCCGGAGACTGCGTCAGTCCAGCCAGGACACTCTACGACTCTCCAGTGTTCACTTCTTTCCaagcacaaagaaaacagcGTCCAGTGTCCAGGTGAACACAGAGTTCACTGGTTCAGAGCTGGATCAGGACAATCTCAGTCTGGCATCATTTACACTCAGAGCAGCAGGAGTGATGAACAAGAGCAGAAGAGCTGCGTCTACAGTCTGTCCAAGACCATACAGAACTCCTCTGATGCTGGGACCTACCACTGCGCTGTGGTCACATGTGGAGAGATCCTGTTTGGTGAAGGAACCAAAGTGGAGATAAGAACCG GATTTTTTCTCATTCCAGGACAAGAACATCTATTCGTTATTGTGCTTGGGACACTGATGATCTGCTGTATCATTGTGATTGCTGCTCTAACGCTCTGCATAAAGAAAAAGCATGTTTGTGAACATTGCAATG GAGCAGTGACTGCTTCCTATCATGATGGATCAGCTGAGGATCAACCAAATGATGTG GATGGTGAAGCAAACGCAGTGCACTATGTCGCGCTGGGTTTCAACTCGAGAAAATCTACAAGATTGAACAGTAACAGGAATTTTCCAGAGGACTGTACATACTCTAGCATCCGAAAAAGTGCAACTCatttagatgatgatgatgatgacatatGA
- the LOC109626367 gene encoding uncharacterized protein isoform X2 codes for MTEGLVALVLLATVSLLQTAEVPQQIPLTVAKLGDNLTLTCPISDNGSWLFYWYKLNYGYMVQILAQGSSGKIQLKGQFDNPRFTVMKVGEEYRLTIRNLSKDDEATYICQAGEAFIMTFINGTIVAVKDHKNLQTHIYVKQSPETASVQPGHSTTLQCSLLSKHKENSVQCPGEHRVHWFRAGSGQSQSGIIYTQSSRSDEQEQKSCVYSLSKTIQNSSDAGTYHCAVVTCGEILFGEGTKVEIRTGQEHLFVIVLGTLMICCIIVIAALTLCIKKKHVCEHCNGAVTASYHDGSAEDQPNDVDGEANAVHYVALGFNSRKSTRLNSNRNFPEDCTYSSIRKSATHLDDDDDDI; via the exons ATGACCGAAGGGCTAGTAGCTTTGGTTCTTCTTGCCACAGTTT CTCTGCTTCAGACTGCAGAGGTTCCTCAGCAGATCCCTTTGACTGTGGCTAAGCTTGGTGATAATTTGACTCTGACATGTCCCATTTCTGATAACGGGTCCTGGTTGTTTTACTGGTATAAGCTTAATTATGGATACATGGTCCAAATACTTGCTCAAGGAAGTTCTGGAAAAATACAGCTTAAAGGACAATTTGACAACCCGAGATTCACAGTCATGAAAGTGGGTGAAGAGTATAGGCTTACCATAAGAAATTTAAGCAAAGACGATGAAGCAACATACATCTGTCAAGCAGGGGAGGCATTTATAATGACTTTCATTAATGGCACAATTGTGGCAGTGAAAG ATCATAAaaatctgcagacacacatatatgtCAAACAAAGTCCGGAGACTGCGTCAGTCCAGCCAGGACACTCTACGACTCTCCAGTGTTCACTTCTTTCCaagcacaaagaaaacagcGTCCAGTGTCCAGGTGAACACAGAGTTCACTGGTTCAGAGCTGGATCAGGACAATCTCAGTCTGGCATCATTTACACTCAGAGCAGCAGGAGTGATGAACAAGAGCAGAAGAGCTGCGTCTACAGTCTGTCCAAGACCATACAGAACTCCTCTGATGCTGGGACCTACCACTGCGCTGTGGTCACATGTGGAGAGATCCTGTTTGGTGAAGGAACCAAAGTGGAGATAAGAACCG GACAAGAACATCTATTCGTTATTGTGCTTGGGACACTGATGATCTGCTGTATCATTGTGATTGCTGCTCTAACGCTCTGCATAAAGAAAAAGCATGTTTGTGAACATTGCAATG GAGCAGTGACTGCTTCCTATCATGATGGATCAGCTGAGGATCAACCAAATGATGTG GATGGTGAAGCAAACGCAGTGCACTATGTCGCGCTGGGTTTCAACTCGAGAAAATCTACAAGATTGAACAGTAACAGGAATTTTCCAGAGGACTGTACATACTCTAGCATCCGAAAAAGTGCAACTCatttagatgatgatgatgatgacatatGA
- the LOC109626367 gene encoding uncharacterized protein isoform X1, giving the protein MTEGLVALVLLATVSLLQTAEVPQQIPLTVAKLGDNLTLTCPISDNGSWLFYWYKLNYGYMVQILAQGSSGKIQLKGQFDNPRFTVMKVGEEYRLTIRNLSKDDEATYICQAGEAFIMTFINGTIVAVKDHKNLQTHIYVKQSPETASVQPGHSTTLQCSLLSKHKENSVQCPGEHRVHWFRAGSGQSQSGIIYTQSSRSDEQEQKSCVYSLSKTIQNSSDAGTYHCAVVTCGEILFGEGTKVEIRTGFFLIPGQEHLFVIVLGTLMICCIIVIAALTLCIKKKHVCEHCNGAVTASYHDGSAEDQPNDVDGEANAVHYVALGFNSRKSTRLNSNRNFPEDCTYSSIRKSATHLDDDDDDI; this is encoded by the exons ATGACCGAAGGGCTAGTAGCTTTGGTTCTTCTTGCCACAGTTT CTCTGCTTCAGACTGCAGAGGTTCCTCAGCAGATCCCTTTGACTGTGGCTAAGCTTGGTGATAATTTGACTCTGACATGTCCCATTTCTGATAACGGGTCCTGGTTGTTTTACTGGTATAAGCTTAATTATGGATACATGGTCCAAATACTTGCTCAAGGAAGTTCTGGAAAAATACAGCTTAAAGGACAATTTGACAACCCGAGATTCACAGTCATGAAAGTGGGTGAAGAGTATAGGCTTACCATAAGAAATTTAAGCAAAGACGATGAAGCAACATACATCTGTCAAGCAGGGGAGGCATTTATAATGACTTTCATTAATGGCACAATTGTGGCAGTGAAAG ATCATAAaaatctgcagacacacatatatgtCAAACAAAGTCCGGAGACTGCGTCAGTCCAGCCAGGACACTCTACGACTCTCCAGTGTTCACTTCTTTCCaagcacaaagaaaacagcGTCCAGTGTCCAGGTGAACACAGAGTTCACTGGTTCAGAGCTGGATCAGGACAATCTCAGTCTGGCATCATTTACACTCAGAGCAGCAGGAGTGATGAACAAGAGCAGAAGAGCTGCGTCTACAGTCTGTCCAAGACCATACAGAACTCCTCTGATGCTGGGACCTACCACTGCGCTGTGGTCACATGTGGAGAGATCCTGTTTGGTGAAGGAACCAAAGTGGAGATAAGAACCG GATTTTTTCTCATTCCAGGACAAGAACATCTATTCGTTATTGTGCTTGGGACACTGATGATCTGCTGTATCATTGTGATTGCTGCTCTAACGCTCTGCATAAAGAAAAAGCATGTTTGTGAACATTGCAATG GAGCAGTGACTGCTTCCTATCATGATGGATCAGCTGAGGATCAACCAAATGATGTG GATGGTGAAGCAAACGCAGTGCACTATGTCGCGCTGGGTTTCAACTCGAGAAAATCTACAAGATTGAACAGTAACAGGAATTTTCCAGAGGACTGTACATACTCTAGCATCCGAAAAAGTGCAACTCatttagatgatgatgatgatgacatatGA